The Macrobrachium nipponense isolate FS-2020 chromosome 13, ASM1510439v2, whole genome shotgun sequence genome has a window encoding:
- the LOC135225286 gene encoding glutamate receptor ionotropic, delta-2-like: MIPIQVKARVLESATVSWFVVSQEDTRGQLQQVLREGTQICLFTRQTETKYDLAVTKVDSSGQVRFESAGLWWTSAEGTRNYTSQPLVQDLISVYSSFHGRHLIVSANNNWPFFGLRVLENRRAEPTTGIDVNILNALSRKLNFSYHVEVPPDKAWGGPQKDGTVTGLIGVVARQESNFAICEITITDLRETVVDFTTSYWLESLTLVSRAPKERDRAMAVFWPFSGLVWGLIGISLLLIGPVAFVFYWLLVTYLDLEENYSLSSTSFNLFRSLVNQGNDLEGNRWPLRFLFVFWYLFCYNIYAMYSGTLTAYLAIPTFEPPIDSLTDLPKAAQDGFTIGTLKASSTEQLFRYADSGIYKEVWGLFDPLKSLLPTPDEGFDKVLAEKFVLINSEMNGEIRATVRGRDKYHFGRDTFYPHAYGIACNSGAPFRPKFDILLSWITEAGLVRRWAQEQINLVRHDVATGGHSKEGETSYSLTLNHLQAAFFLVFGGFALSVGVLLLENVVVRFFRK, translated from the exons ATGATTCCTATCCAG GTGAAAGCGAGAGTACTTGAGTCGGCGACAGTCTCTTGGTTTGTCGTCTCACAAGAAGATACGAGAGGTCAGCTACAGCAAGTGCTCAGGGAAGGCACACAG ATTTGTCTCTTCACACGCCAGACGGAGACCAAATACGACCTGGCTGTCACAAAGGTCGATTCATCGGGTCAGGTCAG ATTCGAATCGGCCGGTCTCTGGTGGACGAGTGCCGAGGGAACTCGAAACTACACATCGCAGCCTCTTGTCCAGGATCTGATATCCGTTTATTCCAGTTTCCATGGGAGGCACCTGATCGTTTCCGCCAATAACAACTGGCCTTTCTTCGGCCTTAGGGTTCTGGAAAACAGGAGGGCTGAACCAACGACGGGAATTGACGTCAACATCTTGAATGCGTTGAGTCGCAAACTAAACTTCTC ATACCACGTAGAGGTTCCTCCTGACAAAGCGTGGGGAGGTCCTCAAAAGGACGGGACAGTGACTGGCCTCATCGGAGTGGTTGCGAGACAAGAGTCAAACTTCGCCATATGTGAAATCACCATCACAG ACTTACGAGAAACGGTGGTGGACTTCACAACCTCTTATTGGCTGGAGTCTCTGACTCTCGTGTCCAGGGCACCGAAGGAGAGGGACAGGGCCATGGCTGTCTTTTGGCCCTTCTCTGGATTG GTATGGGGTCTAATAGGAATATCGCTATTGCTCATTGGACCTGTCGCATTCGTGTTTTACTGGTTACTGGTGACCTACCTTGACCTCGAAGAAAATTACAGTCTCTCTTCCACTAGCTTCAATTTATTCAGGAGTTTGGTCAATCAGGGGAATGACCTCGAGGGCAACAGATGGCCGCTGAGATTCTTGTTCGTCTTCTGGTACCTCTTCTGTTACAACATCTACG CCATGTACTCCGGCACCTTGACCGCCTACCTGGCGATCCCGACCTTCGAGCCTCCGATAGATTCGTTGACCGACCTCCCAAAGGCCGCCCAGGACGGATTCACCATAGGCACCTTGAAGGCGTCAAGCACGGAGCAGCTTTTCAGG TATGCTGATTCAGGGATATACAAAGAAGTGTGGGGCTTATTTGATCCTCTGAAGAGTCTCCTGCCGACACCTGACGAAGGTTTCGATAAG GTTTTAGCCGAGAAGTTCGTCCTGATCAACTCGGAGATGAACGGAGAGATACGAGCGACGGTTCGGGGCAGAGACAAATACCATTTCGGTCGAGACACTTTCTACCCTCACGCTTACGGCATCGCCTGCAACAGCGGTGCGCCGTTTAGGCCGAAATTCGATATCCT ACTCTCATGGATAACGGAAGCGGGACTCGTCAGGCGATGGGCCCAAGAGCAGATCAATCTGGTAAGACATGACGTCGCAACAGGAGGGCATTCCAAAGAGGGGGAAACTTCCTACTCGCTGACCTTAAATCACTTGCAG GCAGCATTCTTCTTGGTCTTTGGAGGTTTTGCGCTGTCTGTGGGGGTTCTGCTCTTGGAAAACGTCGTCGTCAGGTTCTTCAGGAAGTGA